In the genome of Spirochaetia bacterium, one region contains:
- a CDS encoding poly(A) polymerase, giving the protein MLKRYKQNGNGKQILFAKIYTKDEHHIDPTLIDRDAIRAIRVLQDNGEEAYLVGGAVRDLLLGNIPKDFDITTSASPRQIHKMFWNSRIIGKRFKLVHLEYGKKIIECSTFRSGEEAKDGNNNIFGTVDQDARRRDFSINALYYDPIREEVLDFNDSMVDFKKKRISSIIDLNYSFKEDPVRMIRAIKYGVTTGFDLQWNVKRAIRRDYQGLSTCSTSRLTEEVNKILASGHSYEIFRQLDHYRLLAFLLPSYSNFFRIGNVSESLKELDSKVTKAKQGKGPDVPVCEMIQYMVKDLVIYSDEEMTARDRFKETFRQVKVIISPMTPSNYEVELCCSHLLDAKGYKVPRGCVRTPRTDYRTKGRPPYGGKGRHQKKRSEEKAREAMSVPRSRKKKKKKSAPAAAAVPVEQVKQSPQQRGPESFALEE; this is encoded by the coding sequence ATGCTAAAGAGATACAAACAGAATGGAAACGGCAAACAGATTCTTTTTGCCAAGATCTACACGAAGGACGAACATCACATTGATCCTACTTTGATAGACAGGGATGCCATACGGGCAATCAGGGTGCTGCAGGACAACGGAGAGGAAGCCTACCTTGTGGGAGGAGCCGTACGGGACCTGCTGCTTGGTAACATACCGAAAGATTTTGACATTACGACCAGTGCTTCCCCCAGGCAGATACATAAGATGTTCTGGAATTCACGGATAATCGGCAAAAGATTCAAGCTGGTCCATCTGGAATATGGGAAGAAGATCATCGAATGTTCGACGTTCCGCAGCGGTGAAGAAGCAAAGGATGGAAACAACAATATATTCGGCACGGTAGACCAGGATGCCAGGCGGCGTGATTTTTCCATCAATGCGCTGTACTATGATCCTATAAGGGAAGAAGTGCTTGATTTCAATGATTCAATGGTCGATTTCAAGAAAAAACGGATTTCTTCAATCATCGATCTCAATTATTCCTTCAAGGAAGATCCCGTACGCATGATACGTGCGATAAAATATGGCGTGACTACAGGCTTTGACCTCCAATGGAATGTCAAGCGTGCAATCAGGAGGGACTATCAGGGCCTTTCTACCTGTTCTACCAGCCGTCTGACAGAAGAAGTGAACAAGATACTGGCTTCGGGACATAGCTATGAGATCTTCCGCCAGTTGGACCATTACCGTCTCCTGGCTTTCCTGCTTCCGAGCTACAGCAATTTCTTTCGTATTGGAAATGTCAGTGAAAGCTTGAAGGAACTTGACAGCAAGGTCACGAAAGCAAAGCAGGGCAAGGGACCTGACGTACCTGTCTGCGAGATGATCCAGTACATGGTAAAGGACCTTGTGATTTATTCCGATGAGGAAATGACTGCCAGGGATCGATTCAAGGAAACATTCAGGCAAGTCAAAGTAATTATTTCCCCAATGACACCAAGCAATTACGAAGTTGAACTATGCTGTTCCCATCTGCTTGATGCAAAGGGCTACAAAGTCCCCAGGGGATGCGTGAGAACCCCAAGGACTGATTACAGGACCAAGGGACGGCCTCCATATGGAGGAAAGGGCAGGCACCAGAAAAAAAGATCGGAAGAAAAGGCAAGGGAAGCTATGTCCGTACCTCGTTCCAGGAAAAAAAAGAAAAAGAAATCTGCTCCGGCTGCTGCTGCAGTTCCTGTAGAACAGGTGAAGCAGTCCCCTCAGCAGAGAGGCCCCGAGAGTTTTGCCTTGGAGGAATAA
- a CDS encoding DUF1926 domain-containing protein yields the protein MAILFGAYSQLAYGTPNHVYEDTLTRVLEPLLTGIYKHANASVQLFLTGSLMEWVESTHGAVNMLIADLSKMERLGELTGSFHQAVLPSLCQKDRLSQVEKTTTWISRNYHYKSTSFWSNWQFWSPSLIRMLNLARLGTVIISPYETKHGVSCSKHPFRMKELGKSAVIVPTDIDASKAVHDFALGLIAFKDLNDLLLQGTEDRCIMLNLDQLCQGGIASEEMGTLVDSLANLGTFSTVDEYVAQRPLGHDFLEEGVYGFDCNRKGITSLQKLLCKDEGLDYLYHRCMVLSETARQYKKDKDVRRRIEHLLTKLFCGAPYVMDANASMLRGTIRRAMWKIIIELERVLVGLDDFTYPFIQDVDRDGCEEILTTGKTLNAVVDSKCGALDELKYTPALCNLGDVESPPEGVSAEPSMLVPGKKQRLFADVLLPVDYDIASYCQADNQASCIVYSLEQLDRKHTEFGLLGQEGSCGLQFSKYYKFMSNVIRLTCGITNSSKEFQEYLYGLELPLSLFPGKVDCQIFIDDENEQRQGKELFLQEVHRIRLVDKTNNIKITLSSDEPFEFLKSDLRSSCRTTVGNETLYQATFLLPLFHLCLDPGATKELKVSLRVERN from the coding sequence ATGGCAATTCTTTTTGGTGCTTATAGCCAATTGGCATATGGAACGCCGAATCATGTGTATGAAGATACACTTACAAGGGTTTTGGAACCTCTGCTGACTGGTATCTATAAGCACGCGAATGCCTCGGTACAGCTTTTTTTGACAGGAAGTCTGATGGAATGGGTGGAATCTACCCATGGAGCTGTCAACATGCTCATTGCCGATTTGTCCAAGATGGAACGTCTTGGAGAACTTACGGGAAGCTTCCATCAGGCAGTCCTGCCGTCATTATGTCAGAAGGACCGACTTTCCCAAGTCGAGAAAACAACGACATGGATAAGCAGGAATTACCATTACAAAAGTACTTCTTTCTGGAGCAACTGGCAGTTCTGGTCTCCGTCTTTGATCCGTATGCTGAACCTTGCCCGCCTGGGAACCGTCATCATAAGTCCCTATGAAACGAAACATGGTGTTTCCTGCAGCAAACATCCGTTCAGGATGAAGGAACTGGGAAAGAGTGCTGTCATTGTGCCGACAGATATTGATGCAAGCAAGGCAGTCCATGACTTTGCCCTTGGGCTGATTGCCTTCAAGGATCTCAATGATCTGCTCCTGCAAGGGACTGAAGACCGTTGTATCATGCTCAATCTTGACCAACTGTGCCAGGGAGGTATTGCCTCCGAGGAAATGGGAACACTTGTGGACAGCCTTGCCAATCTCGGTACGTTCTCTACGGTTGACGAGTATGTAGCCCAGCGTCCACTTGGACATGACTTCCTTGAAGAGGGTGTCTATGGCTTTGACTGCAACCGCAAGGGGATTACTTCACTTCAAAAATTGCTCTGCAAGGACGAAGGCCTGGATTATCTCTACCATCGTTGCATGGTGCTCAGTGAAACCGCCAGACAGTACAAGAAAGACAAGGATGTCCGTCGCAGGATCGAGCATCTGCTTACCAAGCTGTTCTGTGGCGCTCCGTATGTAATGGATGCAAATGCCTCGATGCTCCGTGGTACTATCAGACGGGCAATGTGGAAGATCATCATTGAATTGGAACGGGTATTGGTAGGCCTGGATGATTTTACATATCCTTTCATACAGGATGTGGATAGGGACGGCTGTGAGGAAATCCTTACAACCGGAAAGACGCTCAACGCCGTCGTTGATTCAAAATGCGGTGCCTTGGATGAACTGAAATATACTCCCGCACTATGCAATCTTGGAGATGTCGAGTCACCGCCTGAAGGGGTATCTGCCGAGCCTTCCATGCTTGTACCAGGTAAAAAGCAACGTCTGTTTGCTGATGTCTTGCTTCCTGTCGACTATGACATTGCTTCCTATTGCCAGGCTGACAACCAGGCTTCATGCATCGTCTACTCTTTGGAACAACTGGACCGGAAACATACGGAATTCGGCTTGCTTGGTCAGGAGGGAAGCTGTGGCCTGCAGTTTTCCAAATATTACAAGTTCATGTCCAATGTCATCAGATTGACCTGTGGTATCACCAATTCGTCCAAGGAATTCCAGGAATATCTCTATGGCCTTGAGCTGCCATTGTCCCTGTTTCCGGGAAAGGTCGACTGCCAGATTTTCATAGATGATGAAAATGAACAGCGTCAAGGAAAAGAGCTCTTTTTGCAAGAAGTCCATCGAATTCGTCTTGTTGACAAGACAAACAATATCAAAATTACGCTTTCCAGTGATGAACCGTTCGAATTTCTGAAAAGTGACCTCAGAAGCAGCTGCAGGACAACAGTGGGGAACGAAACACTCTATCAGGCAACATTCTTGCTTCCTCTGTTCCATCTCTGCCTTGATCCCGGTGCAACAAAAGAACTCAAGGTCAGCCTCAGGGTTGAACGCAATTAA
- a CDS encoding electron transport complex subunit E produces MKGSHIDQLKKGLFKENPTFILMLGLCPTLGVTTMVSNAIGMGLSVLFVLTCSNIMISLLRKLIPDSVRIPSYIVIIASFVTIIEMLLHAFMPSLYEALGVYLPLIVVNCIILGRAEAFANKNTVLDSMLDGIGMGIGFTMSLTLIATIREVFGAGSITLFPIGSWNGSIIIPGLHTWPVRVMTLAPGALLLMGFLKSYFNWLGSRKAKKEVAA; encoded by the coding sequence ATGAAAGGTTCACATATTGACCAATTGAAGAAAGGCCTGTTCAAAGAGAACCCTACGTTCATCCTGATGCTCGGCCTGTGCCCGACCTTGGGTGTTACGACGATGGTATCGAATGCCATCGGTATGGGGCTGAGCGTGCTGTTCGTGCTTACGTGTTCCAACATAATGATCAGCTTGCTTAGGAAGCTTATTCCTGATTCGGTAAGGATTCCTTCCTATATTGTCATCATTGCGTCCTTTGTTACAATCATCGAGATGCTGCTCCATGCTTTTATGCCCAGCCTCTATGAAGCATTGGGTGTATATCTACCGTTGATCGTTGTCAACTGTATTATTCTTGGTAGGGCAGAGGCCTTTGCCAATAAGAATACCGTACTTGACTCGATGTTGGATGGAATCGGCATGGGTATCGGCTTTACCATGTCTCTGACGCTTATTGCAACAATCAGGGAAGTATTCGGAGCCGGTAGTATCACTTTGTTCCCGATAGGTAGCTGGAATGGATCTATTATTATCCCAGGACTGCATACCTGGCCGGTACGTGTAATGACCCTGGCTCCCGGAGCCCTTCTGCTGATGGGCTTCCTTAAGTCGTACTTCAATTGGCTTGGATCCAGGAAAGCCAAGAAGGAGGTTGCAGCATGA
- a CDS encoding RnfABCDGE type electron transport complex subunit B, with protein MNIFIAFLILTVMGLLLGFGLAVAAKKLEVKKDKNLIALEAIMPGANCGGCGYAGCSAYAEAVSKGEAEIGLCAPGGGELAKQMGKIMGKEVEADASAKKKVAQVFCRGNCEHTNSDYDYKGLDDCNAAALLFGGDLSCKEGCLHLGSCIAVCPVGAISKDEKGDIVVDRKLCIACGKCTEVCPHHVIKLVDDDSQWIVACNNHESGAKVRKECQVGCIGCKICERKFPQSGCTVDNFLSSFDNGKPHDQIAEAAEACPNGCIVKRF; from the coding sequence ATGAATATATTCATAGCATTCTTGATATTGACGGTCATGGGTCTCCTCCTGGGATTCGGACTTGCCGTGGCTGCAAAGAAGCTTGAGGTAAAGAAAGACAAGAACCTCATTGCGCTTGAAGCCATTATGCCCGGTGCAAACTGTGGCGGATGCGGTTATGCAGGCTGTTCAGCCTATGCAGAAGCCGTATCCAAGGGAGAAGCAGAAATAGGTCTCTGCGCTCCTGGCGGCGGAGAACTTGCAAAGCAAATGGGCAAGATCATGGGAAAGGAAGTCGAAGCTGACGCTTCTGCAAAGAAGAAAGTTGCGCAGGTATTCTGCAGAGGCAACTGCGAACATACCAACAGTGATTACGACTACAAAGGCCTGGACGACTGCAATGCGGCTGCATTGCTGTTCGGAGGTGACCTATCCTGCAAGGAAGGCTGCCTGCATCTGGGATCCTGCATTGCCGTCTGTCCCGTCGGTGCCATCAGCAAAGATGAGAAAGGGGATATCGTCGTTGATAGAAAACTGTGCATAGCCTGTGGCAAGTGTACTGAGGTTTGTCCACACCATGTCATCAAGCTTGTTGATGACGACAGCCAATGGATTGTAGCCTGCAACAACCACGAAAGTGGTGCAAAGGTTCGCAAGGAATGTCAAGTCGGCTGTATCGGATGTAAAATTTGTGAAAGGAAGTTCCCTCAATCCGGTTGTACTGTTGACAACTTCCTGTCTTCATTCGACAATGGTAAACCTCATGATCAGATTGCGGAGGCTGCAGAAGCCTGTCCAAACGGCTGTATCGTGAAAAGATTCTGA
- the rsxC gene encoding electron transport complex subunit RsxC — protein sequence MPNNVSTFTRGGVHPDDKKQLSNRKPIEKLPLPSEVVVSLSQHLGAPAKALKAKGDTVVKGEKIGTAAGFISAEVHSPVTGTIKDIRKVTLANSVCCDAYVIEVDKDAPEPQWEQHDWKSESREDLLATIKDLGIVGMGGATFPAHVKFSIPKGKKAEYLVANGVECEPYLTSDHRTMLERAEGALEGLMVIAKVIEAEHVIVGVEVNKMDAIEHLEAVIKEKGYPIKVQPLKLKYPQGDEKQLLKATIGREIPSGKLPLDIGAVVANIGTCYAVYEACVFHKPLIERVVCVSGECIAEPKNVLAPVGTKISDLVQFCGGFIEDPYKTISGGPMMGFAFSDPDTPIQKGTSGILAIPLFDDSETTACISCGRCVRACPIGLMPTMLYRNIMHGNYEAAMNKYSLMDCKECGSCAFVCPAHIPLVHAMKLGKKLGRKKK from the coding sequence ATGCCTAACAACGTTTCTACGTTCACCAGAGGCGGGGTACATCCGGATGACAAGAAACAACTCAGCAATAGGAAACCTATTGAGAAGTTGCCTTTGCCATCCGAAGTTGTCGTCAGCCTGTCCCAGCATCTAGGGGCACCTGCAAAAGCCTTGAAGGCCAAGGGTGATACTGTCGTCAAAGGTGAGAAAATCGGGACTGCTGCAGGGTTCATCAGTGCAGAAGTCCATTCTCCTGTGACCGGAACCATCAAGGACATCAGAAAGGTTACCCTGGCAAACAGTGTCTGCTGCGATGCCTATGTCATTGAAGTTGACAAGGATGCGCCTGAACCCCAATGGGAACAGCATGACTGGAAAAGTGAAAGCAGGGAAGATCTTCTCGCAACGATCAAGGACCTTGGTATCGTCGGCATGGGCGGGGCAACTTTCCCGGCTCACGTCAAGTTTTCCATTCCGAAGGGCAAAAAAGCTGAATATTTGGTGGCCAACGGCGTGGAATGCGAACCATACCTTACCAGTGATCACCGGACCATGCTGGAAAGGGCAGAAGGTGCGCTTGAAGGCCTTATGGTCATTGCCAAGGTCATTGAAGCCGAACATGTCATCGTCGGTGTCGAAGTCAACAAGATGGATGCCATTGAGCATCTTGAAGCAGTGATCAAGGAAAAAGGCTATCCGATTAAAGTGCAGCCACTTAAGCTCAAGTACCCCCAAGGTGATGAGAAACAGTTGCTCAAAGCTACCATAGGTCGTGAGATTCCCAGCGGAAAGCTGCCCTTGGACATCGGAGCCGTCGTGGCAAACATAGGTACCTGCTATGCAGTATATGAAGCCTGTGTCTTCCATAAGCCGCTCATCGAGAGAGTTGTCTGCGTCAGCGGAGAATGCATTGCCGAACCGAAGAATGTCCTGGCACCGGTCGGAACCAAGATCAGTGATCTTGTCCAGTTCTGCGGCGGTTTCATTGAGGATCCCTACAAGACCATAAGCGGGGGCCCCATGATGGGTTTTGCTTTCAGTGATCCTGATACGCCTATCCAGAAAGGCACAAGCGGCATATTGGCAATTCCGCTTTTCGATGACAGTGAGACCACTGCCTGCATTTCCTGTGGCAGATGTGTCAGGGCCTGTCCGATCGGTTTGATGCCGACTATGCTGTACAGGAACATCATGCATGGCAACTATGAGGCAGCCATGAACAAATATTCCCTCATGGACTGCAAGGAATGTGGCAGCTGTGCCTTTGTCTGCCCGGCTCATATTCCTCTTGTCCATGCAATGAAGCTGGGCAAGAAACTGGGGAGGAAGAAAAAATGA
- the prfB gene encoding peptide chain release factor 2 (programmed frameshift): MFIQNKAVFDTIKEEAYTVWRRLDQNGTKSQIEKLEQQTMQPGFWNDKTTAEQVFANLNKLKDSYEPWKDLLAQIEEIDDLLELYAGEDDPEISRQIEEQIEKISACYEPLKIKTLLHGKFDANDCFLSIHSGAGGTEACDWANMLMRLYLRWCERHGFKADVVDLLEDEGGIKSCTIEVKGQYAFGYLKGEAGVHRLVRISPFDSQKRRHTSFTSVYASPVMDDDIQINIKPEDYRLDTYRAGGAGGQHVNKTDSAVRITHYASGIVVQCQNERSQHMNKEVAFKMLRSKLYEYYEKEREKEHQSNAIAKKEIAWGSQIRSYVFQPYTMVKDHRTGYQVGNIQAVMDGDIDGFIESYLQWLEEA, translated from the exons ATGTTCATACAGAATAAAGCAGTATTTGATACGATAAAAGAAGAAGCCTATACAGTATGGAGGCGTCTT GACCAGAATGGAACCAAATCCCAGATAGAAAAACTGGAACAGCAGACCATGCAGCCTGGTTTTTGGAATGATAAGACCACTGCGGAACAGGTCTTTGCAAACCTCAACAAACTTAAGGACAGCTATGAGCCTTGGAAGGATCTGCTAGCCCAAATAGAAGAGATTGATGATCTTTTGGAACTGTATGCAGGAGAAGACGATCCTGAGATTTCCAGACAGATAGAAGAGCAGATAGAAAAAATATCTGCATGTTATGAACCGCTTAAGATCAAGACACTCCTGCACGGCAAGTTCGATGCGAATGATTGTTTTCTTTCCATTCATTCAGGTGCAGGTGGAACAGAAGCCTGTGACTGGGCGAACATGCTGATGCGATTGTATCTCAGATGGTGTGAACGCCATGGATTCAAGGCCGATGTAGTCGATTTGCTTGAGGACGAAGGTGGCATCAAAAGTTGTACCATAGAGGTAAAAGGACAGTATGCATTCGGCTATCTGAAAGGAGAAGCCGGTGTACACAGACTGGTCAGGATCAGTCCGTTTGATTCACAGAAACGGCGACATACGTCCTTCACCAGTGTCTATGCTTCACCTGTCATGGATGATGATATCCAGATCAATATCAAACCTGAAGATTATAGGCTTGATACTTACAGGGCAGGTGGTGCCGGTGGACAGCATGTAAACAAGACAGACAGTGCCGTAAGAATTACGCACTATGCCAGTGGAATCGTCGTGCAATGCCAAAATGAAAGATCACAGCACATGAACAAGGAAGTCGCTTTCAAGATGTTGCGGTCCAAGCTCTATGAGTATTATGAAAAAGAGCGGGAAAAGGAACATCAGTCCAATGCAATTGCAAAGAAGGAAATTGCATGGGGCAGCCAGATCCGAAGTTATGTATTCCAGCCATATACGATGGTAAAGGACCATAGGACAGGCTATCAGGTAGGGAATATCCAGGCTGTCATGGACGGTGACATCGATGGTTTCATCGAAAGCTACCTGCAATGGTTGGAGGAAGCATAG
- a CDS encoding FMN-binding protein: MMTKTYLKTSLILAAICAVATLILAELNSVTAPLIASYETSKTLSALEAVSGSQKLGKEIAVSDNTTISAYYKLTTDGKPSGYLLKLANNGYGGAVNLVAAYDLKGLVTDAKVVSDSETPGLGKKSEESWYMKKFIGKDPIPTKKNMLSSEDAAAVSGASITFGAVSSALETGSKFVKGLGGNK; this comes from the coding sequence ATGATGACAAAGACTTATCTAAAGACTTCACTTATCCTTGCTGCAATCTGTGCTGTTGCTACGTTGATCCTTGCAGAACTCAACAGTGTCACCGCTCCGCTCATTGCTTCCTATGAAACAAGCAAGACGCTTTCTGCACTTGAGGCTGTCAGCGGAAGCCAGAAACTAGGCAAGGAAATTGCTGTGTCCGACAACACTACCATTTCCGCCTACTATAAACTGACGACTGACGGTAAGCCGAGCGGTTACTTGCTGAAGCTTGCCAACAATGGCTATGGCGGTGCCGTCAACCTTGTTGCTGCCTATGATCTCAAGGGTCTGGTCACAGATGCCAAGGTAGTATCGGACAGTGAAACCCCTGGATTGGGCAAGAAAAGCGAAGAGTCTTGGTACATGAAGAAATTCATCGGCAAAGATCCGATTCCAACGAAAAAGAACATGCTTTCCAGTGAAGATGCTGCTGCAGTTTCAGGTGCTTCGATTACCTTCGGAGCAGTCAGCTCAGCTTTGGAGACCGGAAGCAAATTCGTAAAAGGTTTGGGAGGCAATAAATGA
- the ftsY gene encoding signal recognition particle-docking protein FtsY, whose protein sequence is MFGKFGAKLRSLFGSGRLDESFFEELEDTLVEGDLGASMAMEISDEVRATAKSDKPKSQQELQELVKKLLAPKIKEWQPVFDGQLTVFLVLGVNGVGKTTTIAKLADMWKKEGHGVLLAAADTFRAAAIDQLETHAERIGVRIVKQNMGSDPGAVIFDALSSAMNHGEEIVLADTAGRMHNKDNLLRELQKIDRIIRSRGIDDRHYKKLLVIDGTTGQNGFSQAKLFNDAIGLDALILSKYDSAAKGGTLIQIGDKLSIPVAYVGTGEHYGDIRPFDKDAFLDSLVGLN, encoded by the coding sequence ATGTTTGGAAAATTCGGAGCTAAACTGAGGTCGTTGTTCGGCTCAGGTAGGTTGGATGAGTCCTTTTTCGAAGAACTGGAAGATACATTGGTCGAGGGAGACCTCGGAGCTTCTATGGCAATGGAGATATCGGATGAGGTGAGGGCTACGGCCAAATCTGACAAACCCAAGAGCCAACAGGAGCTGCAGGAACTGGTCAAGAAACTGCTTGCTCCGAAAATAAAAGAATGGCAGCCTGTATTTGACGGACAGCTGACAGTATTCCTTGTCCTTGGAGTCAATGGTGTCGGTAAGACTACGACAATCGCAAAACTTGCCGACATGTGGAAAAAAGAGGGCCACGGCGTACTTCTTGCAGCAGCCGATACGTTCAGGGCTGCAGCCATTGACCAACTGGAGACCCATGCTGAAAGAATCGGAGTAAGGATTGTAAAGCAGAATATGGGCAGCGACCCGGGTGCTGTCATTTTCGATGCCCTTTCAAGTGCTATGAATCATGGAGAAGAAATAGTCCTGGCAGATACGGCAGGAAGAATGCATAACAAGGACAATTTGCTCCGTGAGCTTCAGAAGATTGACAGGATAATACGATCCCGTGGAATTGATGACCGACATTACAAGAAGCTGCTGGTCATAGATGGTACAACGGGGCAGAATGGTTTTTCCCAAGCAAAGCTGTTCAATGATGCAATCGGTCTGGATGCCTTGATACTGTCAAAATATGACAGTGCTGCAAAAGGCGGTACGCTGATACAGATAGGCGACAAGTTGTCCATCCCTGTTGCATATGTGGGAACAGGGGAGCACTATGGGGACATCAGACCTTTTGACAAGGATGCCTTCCTTGATTCCCTTGTCGGACTGAACTGA
- a CDS encoding RnfABCDGE type electron transport complex subunit D, translating to MNRTISSSPHIHQPGSSTKNIMWSVSVALTPAALWGVYVFGARALLVLIVSIASSVIVEYLLGRIDGIKELKESTVTDGSAFLTGLLIGMNMSPSVPLFIPVLASAFAMFVVKWIFGGLGSNWMNPALAGRVFVFFSFSSAMSRFAVPRTLAGLMPDTIGSATPLSYVKTSIVGGVSGLGATGVMQQGGYPFTSFAGSVAHTLGISPYAVDAFFGNIGGCIGEVSAFLLILGAIYLLYRKIITWQIPVTYLVSFAILTFIFSGIRSGLGLFHGEVLTQLFSGGLILGAFFMATDMVTSPITSKGQIIFGIGCGFFTFLFRYFGSLSESVSLAIILMNITVPTIDRYIMPVKFGQTKVKTVKERA from the coding sequence ATGAACAGGACAATCAGTTCGTCACCGCATATACATCAGCCGGGAAGCTCCACAAAGAACATCATGTGGAGCGTTTCTGTTGCCTTGACTCCTGCTGCACTGTGGGGTGTCTATGTATTCGGAGCAAGGGCCCTCTTGGTCCTCATCGTTTCGATTGCCTCTTCGGTTATCGTAGAATATCTGCTTGGTAGGATCGACGGAATCAAGGAACTGAAAGAAAGTACCGTTACCGATGGTTCGGCTTTCCTGACCGGACTTCTGATAGGCATGAACATGAGCCCGTCGGTTCCATTGTTCATTCCTGTGCTCGCAAGTGCCTTTGCCATGTTCGTGGTAAAGTGGATATTCGGTGGTCTCGGTTCCAATTGGATGAACCCAGCTCTTGCAGGACGTGTATTCGTATTCTTCAGTTTTTCCTCTGCAATGAGCCGTTTTGCCGTTCCTCGTACGCTTGCCGGCCTGATGCCTGATACAATCGGAAGTGCGACGCCGCTTTCGTATGTGAAGACAAGCATTGTCGGTGGTGTCAGCGGTCTGGGAGCTACCGGCGTGATGCAGCAGGGAGGTTATCCGTTTACCAGCTTTGCAGGTTCTGTTGCACATACATTGGGTATCAGCCCGTATGCCGTTGATGCATTCTTCGGAAATATCGGAGGGTGTATCGGAGAAGTAAGTGCTTTTCTGCTTATTCTTGGTGCAATCTATCTGCTGTATAGAAAGATCATCACCTGGCAGATACCTGTTACTTATCTGGTAAGTTTTGCAATTCTGACGTTTATATTTTCAGGAATCCGGTCCGGTCTGGGTCTTTTCCACGGAGAAGTACTTACCCAGTTATTCAGCGGCGGTCTGATTCTCGGTGCCTTCTTCATGGCAACTGACATGGTGACTTCGCCGATTACTTCCAAGGGCCAGATAATCTTTGGAATAGGGTGTGGGTTCTTTACCTTCCTGTTCAGATATTTCGGGTCCCTTTCAGAATCTGTATCGCTGGCAATCATCCTGATGAACATTACGGTACCGACCATTGACAGATATATCATGCCGGTCAAGTTCGGTCAGACAAAGGTCAAGACCGTAAAGGAGCGTGCATGA
- the rsxA gene encoding electron transport complex subunit RsxA has protein sequence MSIIAILITYIFISNFILVQFLGLCPFIGVSKNSESALGMGMAVTFVTSLASVVCWSVYQFLLVPFALEYLRTVSFILVIAALVQLVELVVRKISPPLYKALGIFLPLITTNCAVLGIAIINIDEHYTLLQSFFAGLAAGLGFTLAIVLMSNIREKLDLAPVRKAFKSVPIAFVSAGLMALAFMAFDKSLLVNLHLV, from the coding sequence ATGAGCATCATTGCTATACTGATCACCTATATTTTCATAAGTAACTTCATCTTGGTGCAGTTCCTCGGACTGTGTCCTTTTATCGGAGTTTCAAAGAACAGCGAGAGTGCCTTGGGCATGGGTATGGCCGTAACGTTCGTCACGAGCTTGGCATCCGTGGTCTGCTGGAGTGTCTATCAGTTCCTGCTGGTACCCTTTGCATTGGAATACCTGCGGACAGTATCTTTCATTCTTGTCATCGCAGCCTTGGTCCAGTTGGTTGAACTGGTCGTGCGTAAGATCAGCCCTCCGCTGTATAAGGCATTGGGTATTTTCCTGCCGCTGATTACCACCAACTGTGCAGTTCTTGGTATTGCAATCATCAATATCGATGAACACTATACGCTGTTGCAGAGTTTCTTTGCCGGCCTTGCTGCCGGGCTTGGTTTCACGCTTGCCATCGTGCTGATGAGCAACATAAGGGAAAAGCTCGATCTGGCACCGGTAAGAAAGGCTTTCAAATCTGTACCGATTGCCTTTGTTTCAGCTGGTCTGATGGCATTGGCCTTCATGGCCTTTGACAAGAGCCTGCTTGTCAACTTGCATTTGGTATAG